The genomic DNA caGTCTAAGAATTCAGACCCCTGGATCTCACAATTTAACAATAAGATGCATTGAATTAAATGGGCTTGTTTCCAGGTAAGGATTGGACCATTAAAGCTATGAAAGATTACCCATCTACGTTATTATTTTCTTATCACTGCCTTGCTGTTACCTGATTCCTATGTACTCAATAGGTACGTACACATTTGcttaattaaataaatgatgTTGAAATAAGTTAAGGTACTTCTCAGAAATGATCACAATAGTGATAGAAAATATTCCCTAAGTGCTTCCCagaattataattttttaaagaagggtttttgttttaacCTTTTTCTTAATTTCATCTTCTGTATAATTATCTTTCATTGCAAGCAAGACATGGATGCATATATTTAGCTTTGGATACCTTTGCCAAGAGGTAAATTAGAGCGATAATAGCAGGCCTGCAAACATTGatagatatatataataattagCAGGTCGCTGATAAAATATGTAATATTTTCAATTCTTTATTAATATCTTcattgaagaaaaaaattaaatttaagatTATTTGAGAACAAAGGTTCAAGGTGTTGCTGGAAATGTTGCTGGGAAATGTGCTTGGCTCTTAAATGTGGTCTAAAAGCTTTCGTGTTATATCAgaaactttatttatgaagcaaaGGCCCTTAGGAAATCATATCTCCCACTTTCTTGACTCCATCCACAGGACAGTCCCTCCCTCAATTAAACTACTGAAAATTGCACTGAATGTTTGAGTGAGAGGTCGTCCTTTCTAACCCTGTTTGTATCCTCCGTGATAATCGTCCTAAACTCATCACTTTGTTCTTTGATACCACACGCTAGAGCAAGATGAATCCTAGCATGTCCCGGCATATCTCATCCTAACCTATAGGTCAACCAAAAATCAGAGGATAAGTGCAAGATGATTAACTCTGACATTATTTCACTGACCCAATAATAAACACACTGTGAATGTGTATCTAGAAACATTTATTTGTACAGGgagcaagtgtgtgtgttttgactgAGGGAAAGAATAATGTAAGATTATAAATCTATACTGTCTGAAGTTAATCttacagatttttcttttcccaaaatCCAAAGGTCTGTACAAATCAgtcttaaaaggccagaaaagAAGCATCCTTTTCTTGTACTACAGAGGTATGGCATGCTGGTCGTACGGACTCTCTCAGCATGGACGCCCCGTGACTTCCTTGCTTGTGCAATCACCAGAGAATTGTCCTATTCAGTAACGAGTTGATGGAAATACTATGAATGAGAACCTTTTGTaatgaaaaatgtaaatgttGATAAAATTTAATGGCATTGGGGGACGATCATGAAAGACTCAAGAAACCAGTTACATGTCAGAAATTATGTGAACCTCAAGTCAAGTATTACAATACACCAGGGAATCTAAATCTAGTTTATAGCATGCTCTGAAGGGATGTTTGTCTTTGTTTCTAATAACTTTTAATCTTAAAATATTCCTATTCCTCCTTATCTAGTTTTGAATTATACCACATTTACAGATTTCATTTAGCGAGTGTTACATGAATATTGAGTGTTGATTATAACACAGCACATATTTTCAGTATTGTTTGAAATATATCTATCCTGACTCACTTTTCCATACCATAATAGCAAGGGGGAAATGCAGTGAACAACTGCCAGAAAAACCACACCAAAAACCAGTGCCTTATTTAAACATCTTAACAAGAAGATAACTTTTCTTTTCCACTGACAATAGCAGCTATAAATGTTGTCAGcttataattttctttttgtaaCCATTCTTGTGCTCAGTTTGAACAAAATTTAAAGATCATATAGCATGAGCTATATGgcctcatctttttttaaaatccaactgGCAGGTATTTGCTGAAAGTTCACTTGCATGTTTATGCTCAGTTAACTTTTATAATGTTTTGATTACTTTGAAACAGGTGCAGTAAGGTATGGTGAATGGTAAAGATGTAAATCTGGAGAAACTAAAGTAAACTTTGAATAGGCTGCCAATCTGAATACAGACCATGCTGAGGCCGTACACACAAGAGCCAGCTATACTATCTGTCTTTGTGTCAATGAGGCTCTAGTATGAAAGTCGCTAAGGCTGTGATCCTGCACACACTTAAGCAGGAGTAGGGCCTATTTGAACCCTGAAGAGACTTGCAGCTGAGTAAATAGGAATAGCAGTGGGCTGCATGTTCATAGATTCCAAAAGCTTTCCCAAATTTCAGAAAGGGGAGCATATAGACAACAGATTCTTGTTAGAACAAAGGAgttcatttattttctgccagTCTTGTGGTTAAAATATACTTCCCTTTCAACATGTTACACCAGTGAATCAAGACATCTTGCTGTACTATCAGTCAAAGGATTTTTTCAACACAGTGCCAGAAGCCAACCTAATTAGGCCACATAGTTGTAGTTCTACAAGAAAAGACTAAGGCTGGGCTTGTCTCTGTTATACTGCACTGCAACTCCTTTCTCACAATTAGTCCAAGGTTACAGTCAGCGCATGGGTGATGGGAATCAGGATTACACCAATAGTCTCACTTTAATGCAAGAAGAATTGGCAGGGCAGggggtacagttggccctccatatctacaaattttttccacagattcaaacatctacGGCTtgcatatatttttcaaaaaagcaaatcttgattttgctattttatataagggatactatttcactacaccattacatttaatgggacttgagcatctttcgattttggtatccatgggggccctggaaccaaactccagtggatatcaagggccaactgtatttagaaAGTTGAGAACAGGGCCAACTAGCATGAGCCACTATCCCTTCTAGAAAGATTTGTGTGGGGGTTTGTGAGACAAAAGTCTATGTGCTGATGCTTCAGGCTTCAACTAGTCAATTTACATATATGTGCAGAGCTTCAAGATGTTAGTGTTTCTGGACAGAAACTGAAGGGAACTTCCTGCTTCAAAACCACTGCTATGTCCTTTAATCAGCAAGACTTACTAGGATATAGAAACTCAGAACATGTGGAAGTGTCTGTTACCCAGCCACTTGCTAAAAAGCCACCTGCTAGTGGTACAACTCAAATGTAGTTTCACTTCATTCCAGTACTACCCTTAGTTCTATGGTATTGATTAAGATAAATTAAAGACTTTATGATGTTCAAGCATAcgccccacacacatacacacttttcaGAAACGTCAACGTCCCTAACCACCACCAAAAAACATACCACCCCTTTGAAATGCCATCAGCTTttttcaccaccatcaccattcaGCAACCTCTGAATTCATTATACTGAATTTATACATCATGTTTGTAGCTTTCGGAGGGAAATTCTAGCCCAGTTTGTATCTGGTGTGCAAACCTCATCATGTAAACATCTGATGGTTAACCTCTAATCTCACTAAATCCTCAGTCTGTAAACATATATTAAGATCTTGTAATCATGTGCCACAATGGCCATCTTAACTGGATTTCATACAGGTTTGAAGACTAATTAATGTGTTTCCTCCACAGAGGAATACCTCTAGGAggataaacattaaaaaaaagttacacaGGGaatgtaaatgtggattttacaTTCCAGTGTAATATTCTTTACGTGTATTATTTCAGGGAAGGGCATGTCGTTGGGGGATTCTGACCTTTGTTCAGAATCAacccaaaataaaacattttgcctTGGGGAAAACAGTTACTCAAAAGTAAACATATTTCAGTGGAACGtatctctgaataaattttcttAATATTGATGCCCAAAATAGGCAATGTATGGACAGGATCTATAAATTTCATTGAGCCATAAAGcgagaaagttttaaaaaaaattataacaaaCACAAGAACCCAACCAGATCAAGAGCATGTTTTCATCAACACATGGCCAGTCCAAAGTAACTGAGAAGCTTAAAAGTAATCATAAATATATAAGGACATAAAGTCAGTGAACTTGGAGCTTCCATCTTTTCCATGGCTCAAAATAATTAATAGGCCTGTCTTCTATTAATGTGTCCATCTATTGTGGCTTTCCACAATAGTTATATCCTTTTAACATGAAATGAAAAGTAggcatatttatatttttatcattatcattCTTCTTCTAAGAAGCATGTTTGCTCATTTTGTGATTTGCTAAAGAGTAATGGTCTCCAGATTTTTCAGTGCTTTAAACCCTacttagaaaaggaagaagagtaaAGCAGAGAGGTATCTTAGCTGGTGTTTCTAAGctatccattgttttgtgttcagGGAGACATTTGGTTATGAATTACAAAGGtggctaaataccctaaaggcaccagatcctgtctgatcttggaagcaaggtcagtcctgattagtacctggatgggagaccaccaccaAATAACAGGTGCTGTGTGCTTTATTTCAGTGCAAGGAACATGCAAAACTACCCCTgtgtattcattgcctaagaaaacccagtggaaTACATgtagtcaccataggttgacatgcaacttgaaggcatgtacacacacagatgGCATTTAACCTAAATAGAAAAGTTGCCagtgaaatgatgtatttattATCTAAACATTCTAATGCTTTTTTTCATCCAACTGCAGCAGATAGTCTGTCATTACAGTGCAGAATTTTTAAGTCCTACCTCGAGGCAAATCTCATACTTACTAGCAAAAATGAAAGTATGAAAtgctttttaatgtatatttaacaACAGATAGTCTGGTGATTACTGATGTGTATTCTCACTGGACTttccccttctctgtcagaaggcaGTGTTAAGAAACAACATTTTTACTGATTTATATTATCTGCAACTATCCAATGTTTGCTTTTTACAATGTTTGCAACTGTCATTCAATAAAATGGCATAAAACCATTGTGTTTTAAGTTTAAACAACTGCAGATCAGAAGATAACAATCAGTTCCCAATTAACATAGGAGATCAATGAATCAAACAGTGGGATTTGCCCAAGTCTTTTGATTTGAGTTggtataaaattaaattttaaataatgttctggaaagaagaaagtaaaataaatcTTTTCTTAATATTTCATGCTGGTTTTTAAAACTCTGCGTCAGTCAGTTATAATTCCTATCAACAAATTTTAGGTTTTTATACATTTAAGATGATTTAATTCAATTCTTTATCACCTGAGAAGTACAACTACcaagtgtatttatttaaattcatatAGTGCCACTGTTTAATAAGGATTAAAGTGTAGTGTTTTGCACTTGCAGTAGTGTGTTGCACAGCAAGAGTTCATCTCTCATTTAATGAATGTTAAATAGTTGCACAGTACATAGATTCTTGTTAAAATGGCATTACTAAAGGTATTTTTGATCACAGGGCCCCAGTGGTctacatttttgtttgctttgacaTTATTAAAGCTCTCTATTTCTTTAACTGTGATTCTAATTACCACATTTGCATGATAGGAAAGTTTGCTTTGTGGCTCAACTTCTGTCAACACAGTGTTTGCATGTAGTGTTCTGAGCTTAATGTTTGATGAGCAGTCAGTACAGCACTTTCAGTCGAAGTCAATAATTATGCAGAATCAATAaggttttcttcttttgtgtttgtCTTTGTTATTTCTTTGATATGGCCTCTAGGATGCTGCAGGCAAAGTGCTGGACCGCTGGGCCATCATGTCCAGGGAAGAAGAGATTATTACCCTTCAGCAGTTTCTGAGGTTCGGAGAAACCAAATCCATTGTGGAGCTGATGGCAATTCAAGAAAAAGAAGGGCAGGCAGTGGCTGTACCATCTTCAAAGGCAGACTCAGATATAAGGACTTTTATTGAAAGCAATAATCGAACCAGGAGCCCAAGTCTCCTTGCTCACCTGGAAAACAGCAACCCTTCCAGCATCCATCATTTTGAAAACATCCCCAACAGCTTAGCATTCCTGCTTCCATTTCAATACATAAATCCAGTCTCTGCTCCTCTGCTGGGCTTGCCTCCAAATGGTCTCCTGCTGGAACAGCCAACACTGAGATTGCGTGAACCAAGCCTTTCAACAcagaatgaatataatgaaaGCAGTGAATCTGAAGTTTCCCCAGCACCTTTCAAGAATGAGCAGACATCCAGCAGAAATGCCTTGACCAGCATCACAAATGTAGAGCCCAAATCTGAGCCAGCTTCCGTGTCCCCAGTTCAGACTTCTACCCCTGTCAGTGATCTAGCCAAGCCCGAACATACAAAAAGCTCATTCAGAATTCACAGAATGAGGAGGATGGGATCAGCCTCACGGAAAGGGAGAGTGTTTTGCAATGCATGTGGCAAAACCTTTTATGACAAGGGAACCCTCAAAATCCACTACAATGCAGTCCATCTTAAGATCAAACATAGATGCACGATTGAAGGTTGTAACATGGTCTTCAGCTCACTCAGAAGTCGCAACCGCCACAGTGCTAACCCAAATCCCCGGCTCCATATGCCCATGCTAAGGAACAATCGAGACAAGGATCTGATCCGTGCTACGTCGGGTGCCGCTACGCCTGTCATAGCAAGTACAAAATCCAACCTAACACTAACAAGTCCTGGACGGCCTCCAATGGGTTTTACCACTCCTCCACTAGATCCTGTGTTACAGAATCCTTTACCTAGCCATCTTGTGTTCCCAGCTTTAAAGACTGTACAGCCTGTTCCTCCTTTTTACAGAAGCCTACTTACCCCTGGTGAGATGGTCAGTCCTCCAAACTCATTACCTACTAGTCCTTTAATGCCAACAGCTGGTACAGTTGAGCAGCCTCCAGTTCCTCCATCCGAACCAACATTACCTACAGTGGTGATGCCTGCCCAAGAGGCAAATGCTGAACTTGCACCAAAGAAAAAGCCAAGAAAGTCAAGCATGCCTGTGAAAATAGAGAAAGAAGTTATTGACACTGCTGATGAGTTTGATGATGAAGATGAGGAGGTGAATGATAACAGAAGTGTAGCAAATGATGGTGGCCATGACAATCACTGCCATTCTCAGGAAGAAATGAGTCCTGGATTGTCTGTGaaagatttttcaaaaaatgggaGAAACAGGTGCATCTCAAGAACAGATCTAAGGAGGTCAGATAGCATGACCTCAGAAGACCAAGAGCATGAGAGAGACTATGAAAATGACTCTGAATCCTCAGAACCAAAACTATGTGAGGAATCTATGGAAGGGGATGAACACATGATGCATGAAAGAAATAACAAACCTATGATGAACCATGACAGGCCAGATGAAAACCACCATCATACTTCCCACCATGATGAAGTTAAAGTTAAGGAAGAATTTACAGACCCAACCTATGAGATGTTTTACATGAGCCAATATGGACTATACAACGGAGGCAGTGCCAGTATGGCTGCTCTTCATGAAAGCTTTACTTCCACTTTCAACTATAACAGCCCCCAGAAATTCTCACCTGAGGGTGACTTGTGCTCAAGCCCAGATCCCAAGATCTGCTATGTGTGCAAAAAGAGTTTCAAGAGTTCCTATAGCGTGAAGCTCCACTACAGGAACGTTCATTTAAAAGAGATGCATGTCTGCACAGTGGCTGGCTGCAATGCTGCTTTTCCCTCACGGAGAAGCAGAGACAGGTCAGTAAATACCATATTTATTAACTCTTTTCTAAGTTATTGATACAAGCTAAGCATATGTTTTCAAACAGAACAGACACACAGTACTGTGCATATTCGTTTACTAGTCTTCAATTCAATTTGTGTTCTGACATCCAGAACAGAATATGAGCAGTGGGTCAGTATTTTATAAAAGAATGAGTGCTTTAGAATTAGAGCTGGGAATGTGTTAGAAACTATATAACCTATTGCAAACTATAAGACATCAATTAAATTTCTGTTATCCAAACTCATTGTATTCTTAGACATCCAGCTGCTATATAGAACTCCTGACtctcaaaataaattatttttgaatcTCTTATATTAGATAACTTATACATGTTATTCAGAAACCTATTGTGCCATCTAAAGAATAAATGTAGAAGAAACATTTTCATGCAGGCTGTTCCTTACATACAGTTTCTACTTACTTGGAGTAAAAGTTGGAAAAACAGATAATTTATGGGAAAGTATATTAGGGAAAACCTCCTTTTAAATGTATGCTAAAACAGATAGAGTTTTTGATGATGTTTTGCACTGTTTCATGTGGGAATCTGCTAAGTGTCTGTCCTATTAGTACTTGACATGGATGATAATATTGATAAAATGCACTATTGGAGCTTTAGGTAATCCCAATCAAAATGAATACAGGAAGCAAGGGTTTGTAGAGATGGTCCTTTTGTATGTATAGCTGTGTTTTGTTCTCTGCATGTATGTAAAAATTCCCATTCACTCCAGTGAGCACTGTGCATGAAAAAAGGGAAATTCaggcatatttttaaaactgatcaAACTGTTACATCTACTAAATATACAGATGATACCACACAGCAGTGATAGTAGAACAGTTCTCAGATAGTTTGGTTTAAACAGAAGCAGTTGGCTAAAACCATTTTAGTTGTctgcatgtgttttgttttttaaaacaaagatgtctttttccagttttctcttacatatacacacactatgACATGCTGGCAGTTTATTCCATATCTGTAGGACTAAGCACAAACATCACGTCATGTTTTCTCAAAACACTTAAGCAGATTTAAAAGATTCAACCCATGCTATGAAAgtaaatacatcatttaaatgcTACTGTTTATGCTTAATCACTTGACTCCCACatacaaaaattcaaaacaagGAAAGACAACAACTACACTAGAGTCTGCTGGATCACAGTCGATTTCTATGTCctacttggttttttttttttaatgaaaacatgcaagggtagctgtgttggccatttaacaaatacaaacaaaaatccatcagtgatacctttattggccaaccaaaatgcataatatacctgttgtaagctttcgaagctctgtgggcttcttcagcaggcaagatgttacaaaccaaacaagagggaaaaaacccaattggagatgttagtgagatgcctgcatgttgtttcaggcCGGCTCCTCATCCTTCTGGCCAtacggcaatagggagatttccaggaaatttaaagtccatttgcatctcaacagggacccctctttgacaatccaatatgtctccattccagggaggtcacaagcctCTTTGCAGGCAGAGTTTTTTATTGTATGCCTAAAAACATGCTGTGAACACGACAAAGAACTATTTGAAAACATGAATAACAGTACACCTTTCAGGGAGATGTGATTGTTATATTGAAAGTACATTTGATCTTAAATCCAGTGATTACCTAAACAGTTGTTCAGAACTTCTGAACAATGCTGAACAGGCAATTTGGAATTAATTGTGGTGACCCTTCATCTTATACACactctggcggggtacagaccgccgctttgcggcggtctgctgccgccgccagtaggtccgcgggggagccggagccttcagacggcccgactcccgcgcggaccgaaaaaagaagctccaaaatggagcttcttttttcgtcgcgtttgcgacgtagcgaggcgccaggggcgcgctcgctacgtcagcagcggcgcgacgcgtacggacgctaagcgtccgatacgcaaagatggcgccggccatgtagaagggccggcgccatcttgtacggacggagtccgtactaggccatggggcgtctaaaagagacacccctttttcaaaatgggacgtcctccggacgtcccaaagggctgtttagaaagcccctcTGTGTTCTTTTATGCCCAGGAGGTGAAAAGCAAATGCTTCCATTTTCACTTAGAACACAACACAATTCCTTAAATTATCTATGAACACAGGAAACTGTGATTTGTTATTAGCAGTTATATATAAAACATGTTTGATTTGAATAACTTCACTTAGAACAACTCACAACACCCCAGCTTGTGAATGAAAAAAGGAGGTTCCTTCCCAACCACGTAAACTATGTTTTAATGATGATCTAAACCAAGCCTCTGTAGGAAAGTAGGTTTATTTTTCTTTAGCATGTGATGTGGCCCTTGCTTTGCAGCTAATAGTACAAAGCTAAGTTCCCCCTCAAATAGTTAATCCTTATGGGGAAACTGCACCttaaagtattgttgttgttgtttaattgaGTATATTTTTCAAAACAGTTATTGATGTGCCATAGAGATCACTTAATTAAAGGGGGAAGAAAATCAAATTTTTGCTACACTACCTCTAGTCCCCTATATTGAAGTTGCTCTTTGGATCTTGGAATACTTGGAATGAACCCTGCTTGAATGCAGTGAGAATTACTTTCAGAAAAGTCTACATACCATTATGGTCTTGCTTTGAAATCAACAGGATTAGCttgaattaaataatattttggttTATCTTGCTTGCCATTATCATTGTACATGCAGCATAAACCTGCTGTCCAATAATCTGCTTTCTGAAGTTCTTTTAAGATCATTTTAGCTCAGACCTCCTTGTGGAAAGAAAGTTTCATGTGGGTATATgtgtatatagacacacacactctgcatgtacacacatatatatttatgctGCATGTACacgcatatactgtatattgatgagagagagaaagggagagagaatatacataatatattttaacCTTCCTAGGTACATGTTTTCAGAACTAGCTAAACAGAGATAGACAAGATAGATATTCTAGAAAAATATCTTTAGATAATATAATAAATTGGCCAACAATATTTGATGAGACAGCATCATATGAACTTCATATCCTGACTGTCATGCATTTATGAAAAGTTACTGCTGAGAGATAACCAAAAATAAACAGCCATGAATATTGTGATAGCAGCTTCCTTTCAGCTAGTCTGTTGGTAAAAAGAAAGTCAAAGCAATGCATTTGAATCACATTGAATTCTTTAACTCAGTTTGTGTTAAATTATACTGTAGAATATAGTGGGCTACGTCAAACGTTCCTCTGGCAGAAATTTTGGAAGTTTGTTTCCTCCTTCACCCTGCAGCCCTCCATAAATTTGGAAAACCATTTCCTGGGGGTTTCCAGATCTTCAAAGTTCATATGGGGGAATATATGGAGGGACTGCACTGAGGAAAGAGGATTCATAGCCACCTTGTTTGCAAGGAATCCATTTTTGTGGCAACAGAGGTCCTCCAGTACAGGGATCCCCCCTCAATCTTAACAAGAAAATAGATAGAAAGTTCATTTTTCTTCATAAATAGGTTTGCATGAATACAGCAGTTTTGTGAACTTCAGACTATAATGCCATGTGATGCCACAGTTGTTCTTGACACACCCAAAGAGCTATATGAATGATGATCTGgatttctgttttctgtacaattCAACCACAGAACCTATAAAAAGTCTATCTGGTTTTTCAAAAGTGCTGGTAACTTTTGCAGACTTTTATGCAAAAACTGAaataagccattttaaaaaatttaactcAGTATTTCAATATCTGCTGCTAACCATATTAGAAGGTCAACTATGAGCGTCCAATGAATGTGAGATACAAAGGGTGTGAAGGATTGGGCAGTGGTCTTGCAGCTGCTTACAGTCTCATATGTCCTGGATGTACTCACATTCCCATGTATGACTGCATTTGAGACCTAATTCTTCTTGTTAATCCTTTATACTGGCATTATGCCAAACCTTCTCACTAGACAGAAGAGTAAGCATTTTGAGTTAAATCGTAGTCTAGTGAGCTTTGTATAATTTAAGGTTTTCATGTTGACCTTCCTAGAGATTATTTCTTAAAAGAAATCTTACAAAGAAAGCCCATTATATGTCTAGTCCTTCAAGTAGCAAAGAAGACCTTGAAGATGTAAACCAGTGTATTGACTCCACTGCCAAATAAGTGGAGTAATAACACTGAGAGGAGAACTTATTTCAGTCACCTTAATGGGCTGTTAACTTTAGAACCCAATTATAGCCATTTCAGCACTAATTGCTGTACCACAAATGGGAAACATCCAACCTAATGCACACGTGAATAATATCACATTTAACATTTGGTGTAAGACAATATTTTATTGAACATCTCTGTAGACATagaagtaatagtagtagtagtagtagtagtagttaacTAGTTGGGTAACCTCACAAGTTCACCAAATGTAATTCAACTATTCTGTTCAAACAGTTCTCACACTACAAAAAGAAGCTTTACAAACCACTATTAAAAATTAAGACAAATATATCCAGGAGTACCCATGtaagccatatagcaaagtacaataacatccaaaatccacaagacagtgatacatttattgggacAACCAGAGTGCACAAAATGCATGTCACAACATGTCTCAacatcctggatctcaaaggaaataCCTTTTTGGGttgttaatggaatttaaattttattttatggacTTTAAAATACTTTGTCTCCCAGTGCCAGATAGCCAGGAGGAGGGGTGgctgcctgcatagatatccctccatactcagaacaacatcaacaacatcttgacaaaatgcaggcctaacatcatcatttcccccctcctctgtgatttttaacacctttgcctgatgaaggagccagtggagcttcaaaagcttgggACAGATtgtatgtgcattttggttggccctataAATGTATCACTCTTCTGTGGATTTGGGATATTGTTGTACTTTATTAAGTATTTTATAATACAAAACAGACTTAAATCTTATATCCTGGTAAGTATTTCACCTGAAatattttgtgggcttttcagtaACATCTGGTTGATTGAGTATTGCACATTCAGA from Sceloporus undulatus isolate JIND9_A2432 ecotype Alabama chromosome 2, SceUnd_v1.1, whole genome shotgun sequence includes the following:
- the BNC2 gene encoding zinc finger protein basonuclin-2 isoform X1; amino-acid sequence: MQFGTRAAATDSGFMGTWQNADTNLLFRMSQQAIRCTLVNCTCECFQPGKINLRTCDQCKHGWVAHALDKLSTQHLYHPTQVEIVQSNVVFDISSLMLYGTQAVPVRLKILLDRLFSVLKQEEVLHILHGLGWTLRDYVRGYILQDAAGKVLDRWAIMSREEEIITLQQFLRFGETKSIVELMAIQEKEGQAVAVPSSKADSDIRTFIESNNRTRSPSLLAHLENSNPSSIHHFENIPNSLAFLLPFQYINPVSAPLLGLPPNGLLLEQPTLRLREPSLSTQNEYNESSESEVSPAPFKNEQTSSRNALTSITNVEPKSEPASVSPVQTSTPVSDLAKPEHTKSSFRIHRMRRMGSASRKGRVFCNACGKTFYDKGTLKIHYNAVHLKIKHRCTIEGCNMVFSSLRSRNRHSANPNPRLHMPMLRNNRDKDLIRATSGAATPVIASTKSNLTLTSPGRPPMGFTTPPLDPVLQNPLPSHLVFPALKTVQPVPPFYRSLLTPGEMVSPPNSLPTSPLMPTAGTVEQPPVPPSEPTLPTVVMPAQEANAELAPKKKPRKSSMPVKIEKEVIDTADEFDDEDEEVNDNRSVANDGGHDNHCHSQEEMSPGLSVKDFSKNGRNRCISRTDLRRSDSMTSEDQEHERDYENDSESSEPKLCEESMEGDEHMMHERNNKPMMNHDRPDENHHHTSHHDEVKVKEEFTDPTYEMFYMSQYGLYNGGSASMAALHESFTSTFNYNSPQKFSPEGDLCSSPDPKICYVCKKSFKSSYSVKLHYRNVHLKEMHVCTVAGCNAAFPSRRSRDRHSANINLHRKLLTKELDDMGLDTSQPSLNKDLRDEFLMKIYGAPHQMGFDIREDTSSPAGTEDSHLNGYGRGMSEEYMVLDLSTTSSIQSSSSIHSSRESDAGSDEGILLDDVDGASDSGESSHKADAPALGVSMGTEVPGSLMFSSVSMNNGGIMCNICHKMYSNKGTLRVHYKTVHLREMHKCKIPGCNMMFSSVRSRNRHSQNPNLHKNIPLTSLD
- the BNC2 gene encoding zinc finger protein basonuclin-2 isoform X2, which encodes MQFGTRAAATDSGFMGTWQNADTNLLFRMSQQAIRCTLVNCTCECFQPGKINLRTCDQCKHGWVAHALDKLSTQHLYHPTQVEIVQSNVVFDISSLMLYGTQAVPVRLKILLDRLFSVLKQEEVLHILHGLGWTLRDYVRGYILQDAAGKVLDRWAIMSREEEIITLQQFLRFGETKSIVELMAIQEKEGQAVAVPSSKADSDIRTFIESNNRTRSPSLLAHLENSNPSSIHHFENIPNSLAFLLPFQYINPVSAPLLGLPPNGLLLEQPTLRLREPSLSTQNEYNESSESEVSPAPFKNEQTSSRNALTSITNVEPKSEPASVSPVQTSTPVSDLAKPEHTKSSFRIHRMRRMGSASRKGRVFCNACGKTFYDKGTLKIHYNAVHLKIKHRCTIEGCNMVFSSLRSRNRHSANPNPRLHMPMLRNNRDKDLIRATSGAATPVIASTKSNLTLTSPGRPPMGFTTPPLDPVLQNPLPSHLVFPALKTVQPVPPFYRSLLTPGEMVSPPNSLPTSPLMPTAGTVEQPPVPPSEPTLPTVVMPAQEANAELAPKKKPRKSSMPVKIEKEVIDTADEFDDEDEEVNDNRSVANDGGHDNHCHSQEEMSPGLSVKDFSKNGRNRCISRTDLRRSDSMTSEDQEHERDYENDSESSEPKLCEESMEGDEHMMHERNNKPMMNHDRPDENHHHTSHHDEVKVKEEFTDPTYEMFYMSQYGLYNGGSASMAALHESFTSTFNYNSPQKFSPEGDLCSSPDPKICYVCKKSFKSSYSVKLHYRNVHLKEMHVCTVAGCNAAFPSRRSRDRC